In the Solanum pennellii chromosome 5, SPENNV200 genome, one interval contains:
- the LOC107020958 gene encoding protein GLE1 isoform X4, which translates to MGAVKLQLPLPKSVDGVTVDPNPDWTFDALLVELNSIEKKLNPSSKFPIPFTKTESRQLSASKDNSRRGFVMQVSDDDVEDMDRDTKHEVGDHLLMGGKRFACHEIYLSDSDQSEEGLNIELQHDLMDKVGLVECALSEFAHDHQLTIAEEMRDQLSVLEAELTDESEKLASILERVERNTEAQREMNRKFDMQYQRKIAEALDDHLTTVQRDHEHRSQIEERRIRDDAAREEAKRKEKALHEEKARQERIRAETKVQARLEAERVEKEKAAALEAERKAAKEAAAASDKKSSESVMTASPEASKVSKDVTSQPARPISEGQKHSTGNTIRVTENAQKLEEKRLSVYNEIAAQNEALGLGSNKAYRKFEMEIARRIRTITGSKENVRVKADELIKLISGSTCPQSISIAMFAQKVVSLCVKPTGSFNSAVYAYGRVIVHVTSKVPLAMEILIAELNKVCIYTVPKYIMYSEAAFQTKEAYYKAIGYAEEDGKIESTDSYVDRLSACMKLYGALVQTEVDGCQNLHGIREGWAWIARFLNVFPANLYTAAALQAFLEMAGFALHKRYKTQFRKLLDIIARDFLTALKDRGDAKLVKVIVSLRSYIESNQFLNEPEGWRLRSSLESHNFAPDSDHDQQYHYQQNRFY; encoded by the exons at GGGTGCTGTTAAACTGCAACTTCCGTTGCCTAAAAGTGTTGATGGAGTCACCGTGGATCCAAATCCTGATTGGACCTTTGATGCTTTATTGGTTGAGCTCAATTCGATTGAGAAGAAGCTCAATCCATCATCAAAATTTCCAATACCTTTTACGAAAACAGAATCTCG ACAACTCTCGGCTTCGAAGGATAATTCTCGGAGAGGCTTTGTTATGCAAGTGTCTGATGACGACGTGGAGGATATGGACAGAGATACTAAGCATGAAGTTGGTGATCATTTACTTATGGGAGGAAAACGGTTTGCCTGTCACGAAATCTACCTGAG TGATAGCGACCAATCTGAAGAAGGCCTAAACATCGAACTTCAACATGATCTAATGGATAAAGTGGGATTAGTGGAATGTGCTTTATCTGAGTTTGCTCATGACCATCAGCTTACTATTGCG GAGGAAATGAGAGATCAACTATCAGTACTTGAAGCTGAGTTGACGGATGAAAGTGAGAAGCTTGCCTCCATACTAGAACGAGTTGAGAGAAACACTGAAGCTCAAAGGGAAATGAACAGAAAATTCGACATGCAATACCAGCGTAAAAT TGCAGAAGCCCTTGATGATCACCTAACTACGGTACAAAGGGATCACGAACACAGATCCCAAATTGAAGAAAGGAGAATAAGAGATGATGCAGCTCGTGAAGAGGCCAAGAGGAAAGAAAAAGCTCTTCATGAAGAAAAAGCCCGGCAAGAAAGGATCAGAGCAGAAACCAAG GTGCAGGCTAGGCTGGAAGCTGAAAGAGTTGAAAAGGAAAAAGCTGCCGCGCTGGAAGCTGAGAGAAAAGCAGCAAAAGAAGCTGCAGCTGCGTCAGATAAGAAGTCATCTGAGTCAGTGATGACTGCTTCTCCAGAGGCTAGCAAGGTTTCAAAGGATGTCACTAGTCAGCCTGCGAGACCCATATCTGAGGGGCAGAAACATTCAACAG GAAATACAATCAGGGTGACAGAAAATGCTCAAAAACTGGAGGAGAAAAGATTGTCCGTTTACAATGAAATAGCTGCGCAGAATGAAGCACTGGGATTGGGTTCAAACAAG GCTTACCGAAAGTTTGAAATGGAAATAGCCAGACGAATCAGAACTATCACTGGTTCAAAAGAAAATGTCAG AGTGAAAGCAGATGAATTAATCAAGCTAATTAGTGGTTCAACATGTCCACAATCCATCAGCATTGCAATGTTCGCACAGAAG GTGGTGTCCCTGTGTGTGAAGCCTACAGGAAGCTTTAACAGTGCAGTCTATGCTTATGGTCGTGTAATTGTCCATGTTACATCAAAG GTCCCTCTTGCCATGGAAATTCTCATAGCTGAGTTGAACAAAGTTTGCATTTACACAGTTCCTAAGTACATTATGTACTCAGAG GCAGCCTTCCAGACTAAAGAAGCTTACTACAAAGCTATTGGCTATGCAGAGGAAGATGGGAAGATAGAAAGTACTGATAGTTATGTGGATCGCTTAAGTGCATGCATGAAATTATATGGTGCACTTGTTCAG ACTGAAGTTGACGGCTGCCAAAACTTGCATGGGATCAGAGAAGGTTGGGCATGGATAGCCAGATTCTTAAATGTTTTCCCTGCAAATTTATACACCGCAGCTGCATTGCAGGCATTTCTTGAA ATGGCAGGTTTTGCTCTACACAAAAGATATAAGACACAATTCAGAAAGCTGCTGGATATTATTGCTAGAGATTTTCTAACTGCATTGAAAGATCGAGGTGATGCAAAGTTGGTCAAAGTGATTGTGAGTCTCCGGAGTTATATAGAGTCAAATCAGTTCCTGAATGAACCTGAGGGCTGGCGCCTCAGGAGTTCCTTGGAATCACACAATTTCGCTCCAGATTCAGATCATGATCAACAGTATCATTACCAACAGAATAGATTCTATTAG
- the LOC107020958 gene encoding protein GLE1 isoform X6 has translation MQVSDDDVEDMDRDTKHEVGDHLLMGGKRFACHEIYLSDSDQSEEGLNIELQHDLMDKVGLVECALSEFAHDHQLTIAEEMRDQLSVLEAELTDESEKLASILERVERNTEAQREMNRKFDMQYQRKIAEALDDHLTTVQRDHEHRSQIEERRIRDDAAREEAKRKEKALHEEKARQERIRAETKVQARLEAERVEKEKAAALEAERKAAKEAAAASDKKSSESVMTASPEASKVSKDVTSQPARPISEGQKHSTGNTIRVTENAQKLEEKRLSVYNEIAAQNEALGLGSNKAYRKFEMEIARRIRTITGSKENVRVKADELIKLISGSTCPQSISIAMFAQKVVSLCVKPTGSFNSAVYAYGRVIVHVTSKVPLAMEILIAELNKVCIYTVPKYIMYSEAAFQTKEAYYKAIGYAEEDGKIESTDSYVDRLSACMKLYGALVQTEVDGCQNLHGIREGWAWIARFLNVFPANLYTAAALQAFLEMAGFALHKRYKTQFRKLLDIIARDFLTALKDRGDAKLVKVIVSLRSYIESNQFLNEPEGWRLRSSLESHNFAPDSDHDQQYHYQQNRFY, from the exons ATGCAAGTGTCTGATGACGACGTGGAGGATATGGACAGAGATACTAAGCATGAAGTTGGTGATCATTTACTTATGGGAGGAAAACGGTTTGCCTGTCACGAAATCTACCTGAG TGATAGCGACCAATCTGAAGAAGGCCTAAACATCGAACTTCAACATGATCTAATGGATAAAGTGGGATTAGTGGAATGTGCTTTATCTGAGTTTGCTCATGACCATCAGCTTACTATTGCG GAGGAAATGAGAGATCAACTATCAGTACTTGAAGCTGAGTTGACGGATGAAAGTGAGAAGCTTGCCTCCATACTAGAACGAGTTGAGAGAAACACTGAAGCTCAAAGGGAAATGAACAGAAAATTCGACATGCAATACCAGCGTAAAAT TGCAGAAGCCCTTGATGATCACCTAACTACGGTACAAAGGGATCACGAACACAGATCCCAAATTGAAGAAAGGAGAATAAGAGATGATGCAGCTCGTGAAGAGGCCAAGAGGAAAGAAAAAGCTCTTCATGAAGAAAAAGCCCGGCAAGAAAGGATCAGAGCAGAAACCAAG GTGCAGGCTAGGCTGGAAGCTGAAAGAGTTGAAAAGGAAAAAGCTGCCGCGCTGGAAGCTGAGAGAAAAGCAGCAAAAGAAGCTGCAGCTGCGTCAGATAAGAAGTCATCTGAGTCAGTGATGACTGCTTCTCCAGAGGCTAGCAAGGTTTCAAAGGATGTCACTAGTCAGCCTGCGAGACCCATATCTGAGGGGCAGAAACATTCAACAG GAAATACAATCAGGGTGACAGAAAATGCTCAAAAACTGGAGGAGAAAAGATTGTCCGTTTACAATGAAATAGCTGCGCAGAATGAAGCACTGGGATTGGGTTCAAACAAG GCTTACCGAAAGTTTGAAATGGAAATAGCCAGACGAATCAGAACTATCACTGGTTCAAAAGAAAATGTCAG AGTGAAAGCAGATGAATTAATCAAGCTAATTAGTGGTTCAACATGTCCACAATCCATCAGCATTGCAATGTTCGCACAGAAG GTGGTGTCCCTGTGTGTGAAGCCTACAGGAAGCTTTAACAGTGCAGTCTATGCTTATGGTCGTGTAATTGTCCATGTTACATCAAAG GTCCCTCTTGCCATGGAAATTCTCATAGCTGAGTTGAACAAAGTTTGCATTTACACAGTTCCTAAGTACATTATGTACTCAGAG GCAGCCTTCCAGACTAAAGAAGCTTACTACAAAGCTATTGGCTATGCAGAGGAAGATGGGAAGATAGAAAGTACTGATAGTTATGTGGATCGCTTAAGTGCATGCATGAAATTATATGGTGCACTTGTTCAG ACTGAAGTTGACGGCTGCCAAAACTTGCATGGGATCAGAGAAGGTTGGGCATGGATAGCCAGATTCTTAAATGTTTTCCCTGCAAATTTATACACCGCAGCTGCATTGCAGGCATTTCTTGAA ATGGCAGGTTTTGCTCTACACAAAAGATATAAGACACAATTCAGAAAGCTGCTGGATATTATTGCTAGAGATTTTCTAACTGCATTGAAAGATCGAGGTGATGCAAAGTTGGTCAAAGTGATTGTGAGTCTCCGGAGTTATATAGAGTCAAATCAGTTCCTGAATGAACCTGAGGGCTGGCGCCTCAGGAGTTCCTTGGAATCACACAATTTCGCTCCAGATTCAGATCATGATCAACAGTATCATTACCAACAGAATAGATTCTATTAG
- the LOC107020958 gene encoding protein GLE1 isoform X5 yields MGAVKLQLPLPKSVDGVTVDPNPDWTFDALLVELNSIEKKLNPSSKFPIPFTKTESRQLSASKDNSRRGFVMQVSDDDVEDMDRDTKHEVGDHLLMGGKRFACHEIYLSDSDQSEEGLNIELQHDLMDKVGLVECALSEFAHDHQLTIAEEMRDQLSVLEAELTDESEKLASILERVERNTEAQREMNRKFDMQYQRKIAEALDDHLTTVQRDHEHRSQIEERRIRDDAAREEAKRKEKALHEEKARQERIRAETKVQARLEAERVEKEKAAALEAERKAAKEAAAASDKKSSESVMTASPEASKVSKDVTSQPARPISEGQKHSTGNTIRVTENAQKLEEKRLSVYNEIAAQNEALGLGSNKAYRKFEMEIARRIRTITGSKENVRVKADELIKLISGSTCPQSISIAMFAQKVVSLCVKPTGSFNSAVYAYGRVIVHVTSKVPLAMEILIAELNKVCIYTVPKYIMYSEAAFQTKEAYYKAIGYAEEDGKIESTDSYVDRLSACMKLYGALVQTEVDGCQNLHGIREGWAWIARFLNVFPANLYTAAALQAFLEMAGFALHKRYKTQFRKLLDIIARDFLTALKDRGDAKLVKVIVSLRSYIESNQFLNEPEGWRLRSSLESHNFAPDSDHDQQYHYQQNRFY; encoded by the exons AT GGGTGCTGTTAAACTGCAACTTCCGTTGCCTAAAAGTGTTGATGGAGTCACCGTGGATCCAAATCCTGATTGGACCTTTGATGCTTTATTGGTTGAGCTCAATTCGATTGAGAAGAAGCTCAATCCATCATCAAAATTTCCAATACCTTTTACGAAAACAGAATCTCG ACAACTCTCGGCTTCGAAGGATAATTCTCGGAGAGGCTTTGTTATGCAAGTGTCTGATGACGACGTGGAGGATATGGACAGAGATACTAAGCATGAAGTTGGTGATCATTTACTTATGGGAGGAAAACGGTTTGCCTGTCACGAAATCTACCTGAG TGATAGCGACCAATCTGAAGAAGGCCTAAACATCGAACTTCAACATGATCTAATGGATAAAGTGGGATTAGTGGAATGTGCTTTATCTGAGTTTGCTCATGACCATCAGCTTACTATTGCG GAGGAAATGAGAGATCAACTATCAGTACTTGAAGCTGAGTTGACGGATGAAAGTGAGAAGCTTGCCTCCATACTAGAACGAGTTGAGAGAAACACTGAAGCTCAAAGGGAAATGAACAGAAAATTCGACATGCAATACCAGCGTAAAAT TGCAGAAGCCCTTGATGATCACCTAACTACGGTACAAAGGGATCACGAACACAGATCCCAAATTGAAGAAAGGAGAATAAGAGATGATGCAGCTCGTGAAGAGGCCAAGAGGAAAGAAAAAGCTCTTCATGAAGAAAAAGCCCGGCAAGAAAGGATCAGAGCAGAAACCAAG GTGCAGGCTAGGCTGGAAGCTGAAAGAGTTGAAAAGGAAAAAGCTGCCGCGCTGGAAGCTGAGAGAAAAGCAGCAAAAGAAGCTGCAGCTGCGTCAGATAAGAAGTCATCTGAGTCAGTGATGACTGCTTCTCCAGAGGCTAGCAAGGTTTCAAAGGATGTCACTAGTCAGCCTGCGAGACCCATATCTGAGGGGCAGAAACATTCAACAG GAAATACAATCAGGGTGACAGAAAATGCTCAAAAACTGGAGGAGAAAAGATTGTCCGTTTACAATGAAATAGCTGCGCAGAATGAAGCACTGGGATTGGGTTCAAACAAG GCTTACCGAAAGTTTGAAATGGAAATAGCCAGACGAATCAGAACTATCACTGGTTCAAAAGAAAATGTCAG AGTGAAAGCAGATGAATTAATCAAGCTAATTAGTGGTTCAACATGTCCACAATCCATCAGCATTGCAATGTTCGCACAGAAG GTGGTGTCCCTGTGTGTGAAGCCTACAGGAAGCTTTAACAGTGCAGTCTATGCTTATGGTCGTGTAATTGTCCATGTTACATCAAAG GTCCCTCTTGCCATGGAAATTCTCATAGCTGAGTTGAACAAAGTTTGCATTTACACAGTTCCTAAGTACATTATGTACTCAGAG GCAGCCTTCCAGACTAAAGAAGCTTACTACAAAGCTATTGGCTATGCAGAGGAAGATGGGAAGATAGAAAGTACTGATAGTTATGTGGATCGCTTAAGTGCATGCATGAAATTATATGGTGCACTTGTTCAG ACTGAAGTTGACGGCTGCCAAAACTTGCATGGGATCAGAGAAGGTTGGGCATGGATAGCCAGATTCTTAAATGTTTTCCCTGCAAATTTATACACCGCAGCTGCATTGCAGGCATTTCTTGAA ATGGCAGGTTTTGCTCTACACAAAAGATATAAGACACAATTCAGAAAGCTGCTGGATATTATTGCTAGAGATTTTCTAACTGCATTGAAAGATCGAGGTGATGCAAAGTTGGTCAAAGTGATTGTGAGTCTCCGGAGTTATATAGAGTCAAATCAGTTCCTGAATGAACCTGAGGGCTGGCGCCTCAGGAGTTCCTTGGAATCACACAATTTCGCTCCAGATTCAGATCATGATCAACAGTATCATTACCAACAGAATAGATTCTATTAG
- the LOC107020958 gene encoding protein GLE1 isoform X2, which yields MDRGAVKLQLPLPKSVDGVTVDPNPDWTFDALLVELNSIEKKLNPSSKFPIPFTKTESRQLSASKDNSRRGFVMQVSDDDVEDMDRDTKHEVGDHLLMGGKRFACHEIYLSDSDQSEEGLNIELQHDLMDKVGLVECALSEFAHDHQLTIAEEMRDQLSVLEAELTDESEKLASILERVERNTEAQREMNRKFDMQYQRKIAEALDDHLTTVQRDHEHRSQIEERRIRDDAAREEAKRKEKALHEEKARQERIRAETKVQARLEAERVEKEKAAALEAERKAAKEAAAASDKKSSESVMTASPEASKVSKDVTSQPARPISEGQKHSTGNTIRVTENAQKLEEKRLSVYNEIAAQNEALGLGSNKAYRKFEMEIARRIRTITGSKENVRVKADELIKLISGSTCPQSISIAMFAQKVVSLCVKPTGSFNSAVYAYGRVIVHVTSKVPLAMEILIAELNKVCIYTVPKYIMYSEAAFQTKEAYYKAIGYAEEDGKIESTDSYVDRLSACMKLYGALVQTEVDGCQNLHGIREGWAWIARFLNVFPANLYTAAALQAFLEMAGFALHKRYKTQFRKLLDIIARDFLTALKDRGDAKLVKVIVSLRSYIESNQFLNEPEGWRLRSSLESHNFAPDSDHDQQYHYQQNRFY from the exons ATGGACAGGGGTGCTGTTAAACTGCAACTTCCGTTGCCTAAAAGTGTTGATGGAGTCACCGTGGATCCAAATCCTGATTGGACCTTTGATGCTTTATTGGTTGAGCTCAATTCGATTGAGAAGAAGCTCAATCCATCATCAAAATTTCCAATACCTTTTACGAAAACAGAATCTCG ACAACTCTCGGCTTCGAAGGATAATTCTCGGAGAGGCTTTGTTATGCAAGTGTCTGATGACGACGTGGAGGATATGGACAGAGATACTAAGCATGAAGTTGGTGATCATTTACTTATGGGAGGAAAACGGTTTGCCTGTCACGAAATCTACCTGAG TGATAGCGACCAATCTGAAGAAGGCCTAAACATCGAACTTCAACATGATCTAATGGATAAAGTGGGATTAGTGGAATGTGCTTTATCTGAGTTTGCTCATGACCATCAGCTTACTATTGCG GAGGAAATGAGAGATCAACTATCAGTACTTGAAGCTGAGTTGACGGATGAAAGTGAGAAGCTTGCCTCCATACTAGAACGAGTTGAGAGAAACACTGAAGCTCAAAGGGAAATGAACAGAAAATTCGACATGCAATACCAGCGTAAAAT TGCAGAAGCCCTTGATGATCACCTAACTACGGTACAAAGGGATCACGAACACAGATCCCAAATTGAAGAAAGGAGAATAAGAGATGATGCAGCTCGTGAAGAGGCCAAGAGGAAAGAAAAAGCTCTTCATGAAGAAAAAGCCCGGCAAGAAAGGATCAGAGCAGAAACCAAG GTGCAGGCTAGGCTGGAAGCTGAAAGAGTTGAAAAGGAAAAAGCTGCCGCGCTGGAAGCTGAGAGAAAAGCAGCAAAAGAAGCTGCAGCTGCGTCAGATAAGAAGTCATCTGAGTCAGTGATGACTGCTTCTCCAGAGGCTAGCAAGGTTTCAAAGGATGTCACTAGTCAGCCTGCGAGACCCATATCTGAGGGGCAGAAACATTCAACAG GAAATACAATCAGGGTGACAGAAAATGCTCAAAAACTGGAGGAGAAAAGATTGTCCGTTTACAATGAAATAGCTGCGCAGAATGAAGCACTGGGATTGGGTTCAAACAAG GCTTACCGAAAGTTTGAAATGGAAATAGCCAGACGAATCAGAACTATCACTGGTTCAAAAGAAAATGTCAG AGTGAAAGCAGATGAATTAATCAAGCTAATTAGTGGTTCAACATGTCCACAATCCATCAGCATTGCAATGTTCGCACAGAAG GTGGTGTCCCTGTGTGTGAAGCCTACAGGAAGCTTTAACAGTGCAGTCTATGCTTATGGTCGTGTAATTGTCCATGTTACATCAAAG GTCCCTCTTGCCATGGAAATTCTCATAGCTGAGTTGAACAAAGTTTGCATTTACACAGTTCCTAAGTACATTATGTACTCAGAG GCAGCCTTCCAGACTAAAGAAGCTTACTACAAAGCTATTGGCTATGCAGAGGAAGATGGGAAGATAGAAAGTACTGATAGTTATGTGGATCGCTTAAGTGCATGCATGAAATTATATGGTGCACTTGTTCAG ACTGAAGTTGACGGCTGCCAAAACTTGCATGGGATCAGAGAAGGTTGGGCATGGATAGCCAGATTCTTAAATGTTTTCCCTGCAAATTTATACACCGCAGCTGCATTGCAGGCATTTCTTGAA ATGGCAGGTTTTGCTCTACACAAAAGATATAAGACACAATTCAGAAAGCTGCTGGATATTATTGCTAGAGATTTTCTAACTGCATTGAAAGATCGAGGTGATGCAAAGTTGGTCAAAGTGATTGTGAGTCTCCGGAGTTATATAGAGTCAAATCAGTTCCTGAATGAACCTGAGGGCTGGCGCCTCAGGAGTTCCTTGGAATCACACAATTTCGCTCCAGATTCAGATCATGATCAACAGTATCATTACCAACAGAATAGATTCTATTAG
- the LOC107020958 gene encoding protein GLE1 isoform X3 gives MLMLGGAVKLQLPLPKSVDGVTVDPNPDWTFDALLVELNSIEKKLNPSSKFPIPFTKTESRQLSASKDNSRRGFVMQVSDDDVEDMDRDTKHEVGDHLLMGGKRFACHEIYLSDSDQSEEGLNIELQHDLMDKVGLVECALSEFAHDHQLTIAEEMRDQLSVLEAELTDESEKLASILERVERNTEAQREMNRKFDMQYQRKIAEALDDHLTTVQRDHEHRSQIEERRIRDDAAREEAKRKEKALHEEKARQERIRAETKARLEAERVEKEKAAALEAERKAAKEAAAASDKKSSESVMTASPEASKVSKDVTSQPARPISEGQKHSTGNTIRVTENAQKLEEKRLSVYNEIAAQNEALGLGSNKAYRKFEMEIARRIRTITGSKENVRVKADELIKLISGSTCPQSISIAMFAQKVVSLCVKPTGSFNSAVYAYGRVIVHVTSKVPLAMEILIAELNKVCIYTVPKYIMYSEAAFQTKEAYYKAIGYAEEDGKIESTDSYVDRLSACMKLYGALVQTEVDGCQNLHGIREGWAWIARFLNVFPANLYTAAALQAFLEMAGFALHKRYKTQFRKLLDIIARDFLTALKDRGDAKLVKVIVSLRSYIESNQFLNEPEGWRLRSSLESHNFAPDSDHDQQYHYQQNRFY, from the exons ATGTTGATGCTAGG GGGTGCTGTTAAACTGCAACTTCCGTTGCCTAAAAGTGTTGATGGAGTCACCGTGGATCCAAATCCTGATTGGACCTTTGATGCTTTATTGGTTGAGCTCAATTCGATTGAGAAGAAGCTCAATCCATCATCAAAATTTCCAATACCTTTTACGAAAACAGAATCTCG ACAACTCTCGGCTTCGAAGGATAATTCTCGGAGAGGCTTTGTTATGCAAGTGTCTGATGACGACGTGGAGGATATGGACAGAGATACTAAGCATGAAGTTGGTGATCATTTACTTATGGGAGGAAAACGGTTTGCCTGTCACGAAATCTACCTGAG TGATAGCGACCAATCTGAAGAAGGCCTAAACATCGAACTTCAACATGATCTAATGGATAAAGTGGGATTAGTGGAATGTGCTTTATCTGAGTTTGCTCATGACCATCAGCTTACTATTGCG GAGGAAATGAGAGATCAACTATCAGTACTTGAAGCTGAGTTGACGGATGAAAGTGAGAAGCTTGCCTCCATACTAGAACGAGTTGAGAGAAACACTGAAGCTCAAAGGGAAATGAACAGAAAATTCGACATGCAATACCAGCGTAAAAT TGCAGAAGCCCTTGATGATCACCTAACTACGGTACAAAGGGATCACGAACACAGATCCCAAATTGAAGAAAGGAGAATAAGAGATGATGCAGCTCGTGAAGAGGCCAAGAGGAAAGAAAAAGCTCTTCATGAAGAAAAAGCCCGGCAAGAAAGGATCAGAGCAGAAACCAAG GCTAGGCTGGAAGCTGAAAGAGTTGAAAAGGAAAAAGCTGCCGCGCTGGAAGCTGAGAGAAAAGCAGCAAAAGAAGCTGCAGCTGCGTCAGATAAGAAGTCATCTGAGTCAGTGATGACTGCTTCTCCAGAGGCTAGCAAGGTTTCAAAGGATGTCACTAGTCAGCCTGCGAGACCCATATCTGAGGGGCAGAAACATTCAACAG GAAATACAATCAGGGTGACAGAAAATGCTCAAAAACTGGAGGAGAAAAGATTGTCCGTTTACAATGAAATAGCTGCGCAGAATGAAGCACTGGGATTGGGTTCAAACAAG GCTTACCGAAAGTTTGAAATGGAAATAGCCAGACGAATCAGAACTATCACTGGTTCAAAAGAAAATGTCAG AGTGAAAGCAGATGAATTAATCAAGCTAATTAGTGGTTCAACATGTCCACAATCCATCAGCATTGCAATGTTCGCACAGAAG GTGGTGTCCCTGTGTGTGAAGCCTACAGGAAGCTTTAACAGTGCAGTCTATGCTTATGGTCGTGTAATTGTCCATGTTACATCAAAG GTCCCTCTTGCCATGGAAATTCTCATAGCTGAGTTGAACAAAGTTTGCATTTACACAGTTCCTAAGTACATTATGTACTCAGAG GCAGCCTTCCAGACTAAAGAAGCTTACTACAAAGCTATTGGCTATGCAGAGGAAGATGGGAAGATAGAAAGTACTGATAGTTATGTGGATCGCTTAAGTGCATGCATGAAATTATATGGTGCACTTGTTCAG ACTGAAGTTGACGGCTGCCAAAACTTGCATGGGATCAGAGAAGGTTGGGCATGGATAGCCAGATTCTTAAATGTTTTCCCTGCAAATTTATACACCGCAGCTGCATTGCAGGCATTTCTTGAA ATGGCAGGTTTTGCTCTACACAAAAGATATAAGACACAATTCAGAAAGCTGCTGGATATTATTGCTAGAGATTTTCTAACTGCATTGAAAGATCGAGGTGATGCAAAGTTGGTCAAAGTGATTGTGAGTCTCCGGAGTTATATAGAGTCAAATCAGTTCCTGAATGAACCTGAGGGCTGGCGCCTCAGGAGTTCCTTGGAATCACACAATTTCGCTCCAGATTCAGATCATGATCAACAGTATCATTACCAACAGAATAGATTCTATTAG